One [Clostridium] saccharolyticum WM1 DNA segment encodes these proteins:
- the nth gene encoding endonuclease III has protein sequence MAKKETKAERQARVIKVLEALDREYGRSYVCYLNHENPWQLLIAVILSAQCTDARVNMVTPDLFRKYDSPKKFAQADLKELEKDIHSLGFYHMKAKNIISCCQDLVEKYGGEVPRTMEELTSLAGVGRKTANVIRGNIYNEPSIVVDTHVKRISRKLGFAREEDPEKIEFELMKVLPKDHWILWNIQIITLGRSICVARNPKCCQCFLQTLCPSAQAQLSKKKEA, from the coding sequence ATGGCAAAGAAAGAGACAAAAGCAGAGCGGCAGGCTCGTGTAATAAAAGTGCTTGAGGCCCTTGACCGGGAGTATGGAAGGTCCTATGTATGCTATTTAAACCATGAAAATCCATGGCAGCTATTGATAGCGGTCATTTTAAGCGCCCAGTGCACCGATGCCAGAGTGAACATGGTAACACCGGATTTGTTCCGGAAGTATGATTCCCCAAAGAAATTTGCCCAGGCAGATTTAAAGGAATTGGAAAAGGATATCCATTCTCTAGGTTTTTATCATATGAAAGCAAAAAACATCATATCCTGCTGTCAGGATCTGGTGGAAAAATACGGAGGTGAGGTTCCTCGGACAATGGAAGAGCTGACCTCCCTTGCAGGAGTAGGGCGAAAAACAGCAAACGTAATCCGGGGTAATATCTACAACGAACCCAGCATAGTGGTGGATACCCATGTAAAGCGGATTTCCAGAAAGCTTGGCTTTGCAAGGGAAGAGGATCCTGAGAAAATCGAGTTTGAGCTGATGAAGGTACTTCCAAAGGATCATTGGATCTTATGGAATATCCAGATTATCACTCTCGGCAGATCCATTTGTGTTGCGAGAAACCCCAAGTGCTGCCAGTGTTTTCTGCAAACCCTCTGTCCCAGTGCTCAGGCGCAGTTAAGTAAGAAGAAGGAGGCTTAA
- a CDS encoding deoxycytidylate deaminase — MAGKREDYITWDEYFMGVAALSSKRSKDPSTQVGACIVSQDNKILSMGYNGFPMGCSDDEFPWDRENEQEDPYNAKYFYSTHSELNAILNYRGGSLEGSKLYVTLFPCNECAKAIIQAGIKTIVYGSDKYEGTPAVNASKRMLNAAGVRYYQYQPTGRKIEIEV; from the coding sequence ATGGCGGGAAAAAGAGAAGATTATATTACATGGGATGAATATTTTATGGGAGTGGCGGCCCTTTCTTCCAAACGCTCCAAGGATCCCAGCACTCAGGTGGGAGCCTGTATCGTGAGCCAGGACAACAAAATTTTATCCATGGGCTACAACGGTTTTCCCATGGGCTGTTCAGACGATGAATTTCCCTGGGACAGGGAAAATGAGCAGGAAGATCCTTATAATGCCAAATATTTCTATTCCACTCACAGCGAATTAAATGCTATCCTGAATTACAGGGGAGGAAGCCTGGAAGGCAGCAAGCTTTATGTGACCCTGTTCCCTTGCAATGAGTGCGCCAAGGCCATCATACAGGCTGGAATAAAGACCATTGTATACGGCTCGGATAAGTACGAGGGCACGCCTGCCGTCAATGCATCCAAGCGTATGCTCAATGCAGCCGGGGTAAGGTATTACCAGTATCAGCCTACCGGGAGAAAGATAGAGATTGAGGTTTGA
- a CDS encoding tRNA (cytidine(34)-2'-O)-methyltransferase, giving the protein MNIVLLEPEMPANTGNIGRTCVATGTKLHLIEPLGFKLNDKLIKRAGLDYWDKLDVNVYSDYQDFLDRNPGARIYMATTKGLHVYSDVEYDPDCFLMFGKESAGIPEEILLENQDCCVRIPMWGDIRSLNLSNSVSIVLYEALRQNGFERMTMKGELHHLQWKK; this is encoded by the coding sequence ATGAATATTGTATTATTGGAACCGGAGATGCCAGCCAATACAGGAAATATCGGAAGGACCTGTGTGGCAACAGGCACAAAGCTGCATTTGATTGAGCCTTTGGGCTTTAAGCTCAATGACAAGCTGATCAAGCGAGCCGGGCTGGACTACTGGGATAAGCTTGATGTGAATGTGTACAGCGATTATCAGGACTTTCTGGACCGGAATCCGGGAGCCAGGATCTATATGGCCACAACAAAAGGGCTTCACGTGTATTCCGATGTGGAATATGATCCGGACTGTTTCCTGATGTTTGGAAAGGAGAGTGCCGGAATACCGGAAGAGATTCTCCTGGAAAATCAGGACTGCTGTGTCAGGATCCCCATGTGGGGGGATATCAGGTCCTTAAATTTATCAAATTCTGTTTCCATTGTGCTGTATGAGGCTTTAAGGCAGAATGGCTTTGAACGTATGACCATGAAGGGGGAGCTTCACCACCTACAGTGGAAGAAATAA
- a CDS encoding 3'-5' exonuclease — protein sequence MESSYIAVDLETTGLDPKLDKIIEIGAVKVVKGQMTEHFQTFINPFRKLESRVIILTGISDRQLEASPGIGEVIGEFLEFAEGLPVLGHHVIFDYSFLKRAAINEGYSFERRGIDTLKLARRFMPPEEKKNLGAACGYFGIEQTMSHRALADASAAHGLYQEMAKRYGKEAPEIFDSQALIYKAKKEQPASKRQKEHLQDLLKYHKIVLSVQTEHMSRNEISRITDKIIAQYGRI from the coding sequence TTGGAATCATCCTATATTGCCGTTGATTTAGAAACTACCGGCCTTGACCCCAAGCTGGATAAAATCATTGAAATCGGTGCAGTGAAGGTTGTGAAAGGGCAGATGACAGAGCACTTTCAAACCTTTATCAACCCCTTCAGGAAGCTGGAATCCCGGGTGATCATTCTTACGGGCATCAGCGACCGTCAGCTGGAAGCTTCTCCGGGGATCGGAGAGGTGATCGGGGAATTCCTGGAATTTGCAGAGGGACTGCCGGTTCTGGGACATCATGTGATTTTTGATTACAGCTTTTTAAAGCGTGCAGCAATCAATGAAGGTTATAGTTTTGAGAGACGGGGGATAGATACCCTTAAGCTGGCCAGAAGGTTCATGCCTCCCGAAGAGAAGAAAAATTTAGGGGCAGCGTGCGGATATTTCGGGATTGAACAAACCATGAGCCACCGGGCGCTTGCAGATGCAAGTGCGGCCCACGGACTGTATCAGGAAATGGCAAAACGGTACGGAAAAGAAGCGCCGGAGATTTTTGATTCCCAGGCTTTGATCTATAAGGCAAAAAAGGAACAGCCGGCCTCAAAAAGGCAAAAAGAACACTTGCAGGATTTATTAAAATATCATAAAATAGTTTTATCTGTGCAAACGGAACATATGTCCAGAAATGAAATATCAAGAATCACGGATAAAATTATAGCACAGTATGGAAGAATATAA
- a CDS encoding aminotransferase class I/II-fold pyridoxal phosphate-dependent enzyme → MRNPLSDRIVEIPPSGIRKFFDIVSEMKDAISLGVGEPDFDTPWHIREEGIYSLEKGRTFYTSNAGLKELKIEICNYLSRRFAATYDPDHEVMVTVGGSEAIDIALRAMLNPGDEVLIPQPSYVSYVPCTILANGVPVIIDLEAKDQFKLTGEKLLEKITPKTKVLVLPFPNNPTGAVMKAEELEEIVKIVIEKDLFVISDEIYSELTYGSDHTTIAAFPGMRDRTVLINGFSKSYAMTGWRLGYAAAPRVILEQMLKIHQFAIMCAPTTSQYAAVAALREGDKDVQMMRESYDQRRRYLIHAFQEMELDCFEPHGAFYTFPSIKRFGMTSDEFATRLLREEKVAVVPGTAFGDCGEGYLRISYAYSLENLKEALSRMDRFIKRLEEKA, encoded by the coding sequence GTGAGAAATCCATTGTCAGACCGAATCGTAGAGATCCCGCCTTCCGGGATCCGCAAGTTTTTTGATATTGTCAGCGAAATGAAGGATGCCATTTCCCTGGGTGTGGGGGAACCTGATTTTGACACGCCCTGGCATATTCGGGAAGAGGGTATTTATTCCCTGGAAAAAGGCAGAACGTTTTATACCTCAAATGCAGGATTAAAAGAATTAAAGATAGAAATATGCAACTATTTAAGCCGCCGTTTTGCTGCTACATATGATCCTGACCATGAAGTCATGGTAACGGTGGGCGGCAGCGAGGCCATTGATATCGCCCTCCGGGCCATGTTAAATCCAGGGGATGAGGTGCTGATTCCCCAGCCCAGCTACGTTTCTTACGTTCCCTGCACCATTCTTGCAAACGGTGTTCCTGTCATTATTGACTTAGAAGCAAAGGACCAGTTTAAGCTGACTGGTGAAAAGCTTCTGGAGAAGATCACTCCAAAGACCAAGGTGCTGGTGCTTCCGTTCCCCAACAACCCTACGGGAGCTGTTATGAAGGCCGAGGAGCTGGAAGAGATCGTTAAAATCGTAATAGAGAAGGATTTATTTGTTATATCGGATGAAATCTATTCAGAGCTTACTTACGGAAGCGATCACACGACCATTGCCGCTTTTCCCGGCATGAGGGACAGAACTGTGCTCATAAACGGCTTTTCAAAATCCTACGCCATGACCGGCTGGCGCCTTGGTTATGCCGCTGCTCCCAGGGTGATTCTGGAGCAGATGTTAAAAATCCACCAGTTTGCCATCATGTGTGCACCTACCACCAGCCAGTATGCTGCAGTAGCTGCCCTCCGTGAAGGTGATAAGGATGTTCAGATGATGCGGGAATCCTATGACCAGAGACGCCGTTATCTGATCCATGCCTTTCAGGAAATGGAGCTGGATTGTTTTGAGCCTCATGGGGCATTTTATACCTTTCCATCCATCAAACGGTTTGGTATGACTTCCGATGAATTTGCCACCAGGCTTCTGCGGGAAGAAAAGGTAGCGGTGGTGCCTGGGACTGCCTTTGGAGACTGCGGAGAAGGATACCTGCGTATTTCTTATGCATACTCTCTGGAGAATCTGAAGGAGGCATTAAGCCGTATGGACCGATTTATCAAAAGACTGGAGGAAAAAGCGTAA
- the asnA gene encoding aspartate--ammonia ligase yields the protein MELIIPENYDPRLSVRETQEAIKYIRDTFQKELGKEMNLERISAPLFVEHSSGLNDDLNGVERPVQFDIAGIPGETIEVVHSLAKWKRMALHEYGFLPGEGLYTNMNAIRRDEDLDNLHSCYVDQWDWEKVITREERKEETLKDTVRTIFKIIKHMQHEVWYKYPQAVKHLPKDITFITSQELEDRYPDKTPKERENLITKEHGCVFLMKIGDKLGSGMPHDGRAPDYDDWQLNGDILFWFENLNCALEISSMGIRVDEESLAKQLEKAGCEDRKNLPYHRMLLNGELPCTIGGGIGQSRLCMLLLDRAHVGEVQASIWPKEMREECRKHNIILL from the coding sequence ATGGAACTCATCATACCGGAAAACTATGACCCCAGGCTTTCCGTCCGGGAGACCCAGGAAGCCATTAAATACATCAGGGATACGTTTCAAAAAGAGCTTGGAAAGGAAATGAATCTGGAACGGATCTCAGCCCCCTTATTTGTGGAGCACAGCAGCGGTTTAAATGATGATTTAAACGGTGTGGAGCGTCCGGTGCAGTTTGACATTGCCGGAATTCCCGGAGAAACCATTGAAGTCGTCCATTCTCTGGCCAAGTGGAAGCGTATGGCGCTTCATGAATACGGTTTTCTGCCGGGAGAAGGCCTTTATACCAATATGAATGCCATCCGGAGAGATGAGGACCTGGACAACCTTCACTCCTGCTATGTGGACCAGTGGGACTGGGAAAAGGTCATTACCAGGGAGGAGCGGAAGGAAGAGACTTTAAAAGATACCGTCCGCACCATCTTTAAGATCATCAAGCACATGCAGCATGAGGTCTGGTACAAATATCCCCAGGCTGTAAAGCACCTTCCAAAAGACATTACATTTATCACTTCCCAGGAGCTGGAGGACCGTTACCCTGACAAAACGCCAAAGGAACGGGAAAATCTGATCACAAAGGAACACGGCTGTGTCTTCCTCATGAAGATCGGGGACAAGCTGGGCAGCGGAATGCCTCATGACGGAAGAGCTCCGGACTACGATGACTGGCAGTTAAACGGGGATATCCTGTTCTGGTTTGAGAATTTAAACTGCGCCCTGGAAATTTCCAGCATGGGAATTAGAGTCGATGAGGAATCCCTGGCAAAGCAGTTGGAGAAAGCAGGCTGTGAAGACCGGAAAAATCTTCCTTACCACAGGATGCTTTTAAACGGAGAGCTGCCCTGCACCATCGGAGGCGGCATCGGGCAGTCCCGTCTCTGCATGCTTCTGCTGGACAGAGCCCATGTGGGAGAAGTTCAGGCCAGTATCTGGCCAAAGGAAATGCGGGAGGAATGCAGAAAGCATAACATCATCCTTTTGTAG
- a CDS encoding L-threonylcarbamoyladenylate synthase — protein sequence MKTERIIIEDTENPEAELLIKPADIIRKGGLVAFPTETVYGLGGNALNEEAAGKIYAAKGRPSDNPLIAHIGDFDDLPPLVSAIPEAGKKLMKAFWPGPLTLIFPKSGLVPYGTTGGLDTVAVRMPVDPVARALIRLAGVPVAAPSANTSGRPSPTTADHVWQDMNGKIDMIVDGGAVGIGVESTIIDVSGDGPVILRPGAITQEMASAVLGIEVPLDPAIVSGPLKADVRPKAPGMKYKHYAPKAELTLVEGDAEAVIETINRLAEEKLTQGLRVGIICTEETKEAYHAGVVRSMGIRTREETIAHNLYGVLREFDDLEADVIFSESFSRNHLGQAIMNRLTKAAGYHVIKV from the coding sequence ATGAAAACGGAACGAATTATTATAGAAGATACTGAAAATCCGGAGGCAGAGCTGTTAATAAAGCCTGCGGATATTATAAGAAAGGGAGGCCTGGTGGCGTTTCCAACAGAAACCGTATACGGGCTGGGGGGCAATGCATTAAATGAAGAGGCAGCAGGAAAAATATATGCGGCAAAGGGAAGGCCCTCGGACAACCCCTTAATCGCCCATATCGGAGATTTTGACGATCTGCCTCCTCTGGTTTCAGCAATTCCTGAAGCAGGAAAAAAGCTGATGAAAGCATTCTGGCCAGGGCCTTTGACCCTGATCTTCCCCAAAAGCGGCCTGGTACCCTATGGAACTACGGGAGGGCTTGATACGGTGGCGGTACGCATGCCTGTGGATCCGGTGGCAAGGGCCCTCATTCGCCTGGCAGGTGTACCGGTGGCTGCACCCAGTGCCAATACCTCCGGGCGTCCCAGCCCTACGACGGCAGACCATGTGTGGCAGGACATGAACGGAAAGATTGATATGATTGTTGACGGCGGGGCAGTTGGGATCGGTGTGGAATCCACCATCATTGATGTATCAGGTGACGGGCCAGTAATCTTAAGACCCGGAGCCATTACTCAGGAAATGGCTTCTGCTGTTCTTGGAATAGAGGTACCTCTTGACCCTGCCATTGTATCCGGGCCATTGAAGGCGGATGTAAGGCCAAAAGCCCCAGGTATGAAATATAAGCATTATGCACCCAAGGCGGAGCTGACCCTGGTGGAGGGGGATGCAGAAGCTGTTATAGAGACCATAAACCGGCTGGCAGAAGAAAAGCTTACCCAGGGGTTACGGGTGGGGATCATCTGTACGGAGGAAACAAAGGAAGCGTATCATGCGGGAGTGGTGAGAAGCATGGGGATCCGTACCAGGGAGGAGACCATAGCCCACAACCTATATGGGGTGCTGCGGGAATTTGATGATCTGGAAGCGGATGTTATATTTTCTGAAAGCTTTTCCAGAAATCACCTTGGACAGGCCATTATGAACCGCCTTACCAAGGCAGCCGGATATCATGTGATAAAAGTATAA
- a CDS encoding Lrp/AsnC family transcriptional regulator translates to MREKILAIIEKNSRIDLKDLAILLGESETAIANEIAEMEKEHIICGYHTLINWDNTSDEKVMALIEVKVTPQRGMGFDKIAERIYQYSEVNAVYLMSGAFDFTVFIEGKTMRQVAQFVSDKLSPMESVLSTATHFVLKKYKDHGTVLAEGTTDERMLITP, encoded by the coding sequence ATGAGAGAAAAAATATTGGCAATTATAGAAAAAAACAGCAGGATTGATTTAAAGGACCTGGCGATTCTTTTGGGGGAAAGTGAGACCGCCATTGCCAATGAAATCGCCGAAATGGAAAAAGAACATATCATATGCGGATACCACACCCTGATTAACTGGGATAATACCAGCGATGAAAAGGTTATGGCATTAATTGAAGTTAAGGTCACTCCTCAGCGAGGGATGGGGTTTGATAAGATCGCTGAGCGCATTTACCAATACAGCGAGGTAAACGCCGTATATCTTATGTCCGGCGCTTTTGACTTTACCGTATTCATAGAGGGAAAGACCATGAGACAGGTGGCCCAGTTTGTATCAGATAAGCTGTCGCCCATGGAGTCGGTTCTCAGCACTGCCACTCATTTTGTCTTAAAGAAGTACAAAGACCATGGAACCGTTCTTGCTGAAGGAACAACCGATGAAAGGATGTTGATTACGCCGTGA
- a CDS encoding AIR synthase-related protein, with translation MRRIERENAGTLRPGQDLVVAGYAGLWGTVETVKYKKEELYQWFSRGYIERISEQESMVPEGGLEKWKKFGAAECEPAGEGGILKALWDLSGAYMTGIRFSLHSIPVKQETIEICERYDLNPYRLFSTGCLLFSADNGGDLVKALKKQGIHAAVIGKVTGGIKRIIDHGDSTGYLDRPSEDELYKVLPNKQG, from the coding sequence ATGAGACGGATTGAAAGGGAAAATGCCGGAACCCTACGGCCAGGGCAGGATCTCGTTGTTGCGGGATATGCCGGCCTTTGGGGAACGGTAGAAACTGTAAAGTATAAAAAAGAAGAATTATATCAATGGTTTTCCAGGGGCTATATTGAACGGATTTCGGAACAAGAAAGTATGGTACCGGAAGGCGGTTTGGAAAAATGGAAAAAGTTTGGAGCGGCAGAATGTGAACCGGCTGGTGAGGGCGGGATTTTAAAAGCTCTATGGGACCTGTCCGGGGCCTACATGACAGGAATCCGGTTTTCTCTCCACAGCATACCGGTGAAACAGGAAACCATTGAGATTTGTGAGCGGTACGATTTAAACCCGTACCGCCTTTTCTCAACCGGCTGTCTGCTTTTCTCGGCGGATAACGGAGGAGATCTGGTAAAGGCTTTAAAAAAGCAGGGAATCCACGCTGCGGTGATTGGGAAAGTGACGGGAGGCATCAAACGGATCATCGACCACGGGGACAGCACCGGTTATCTTGACCGGCCCTCAGAGGATGAACTATATAAGGTCTTACCAAATAAACAGGGATGA
- a CDS encoding VanW family protein, with the protein MKKKTLSMSLAAVIIAAGIGFLSPTYVMADTLPDGIYVGEYNLGGMTEEEASQKIQSLVNEMENQKVTLIVDGQPVETVAKELGFHWSNPEAVAQAASSWQGGNLIKRYLNKKDIEKNHVIIPLETALDDGKVAAFVAEKCSQAMVEPKNATIVRDKGAFIVTPSSIGKNVDVAATKQALDAALANGLKEPVTATAVVSEVKPGITTEDLSTINDVLGTFSTSFSSSGASRSKNLQVGASKINGRVLMPGEILSGYECMHPFTLANGYATASAYENGQVVDSVGGGVCQIATTLYNAVLRAELAVDQRQNHSMVVGYVKPSEDAAIAGTYKDIKFSNNYSTPIYIEGYTSGKTLTFTIYGKETRPANRTFEFVSETLSVTDPGAPKEVVDPAMPPGSRKQVQSAHRGMKSRLWKVIYVDGVEQSREILHTDTYNPSKAIIKVGPAAPAVAVPAETPGVPIETSPAAPPPETTPAVTADPGPGAVEMPGEIPPEAGPGV; encoded by the coding sequence ATGAAAAAGAAAACTTTATCCATGAGCCTGGCGGCGGTTATCATAGCTGCGGGAATTGGATTTCTCTCTCCCACCTATGTCATGGCTGATACCCTTCCGGATGGGATCTATGTGGGAGAATATAATCTGGGAGGTATGACGGAAGAAGAAGCCAGCCAAAAGATCCAGAGCCTGGTTAATGAAATGGAGAATCAGAAGGTAACGTTAATCGTTGATGGACAGCCGGTGGAAACCGTGGCAAAAGAGCTGGGCTTTCACTGGAGCAACCCTGAGGCTGTGGCCCAGGCCGCATCTTCCTGGCAGGGAGGCAACTTAATCAAACGATATTTAAATAAAAAGGATATTGAGAAGAACCATGTGATCATTCCTTTGGAAACGGCTCTTGACGATGGGAAAGTGGCCGCCTTTGTTGCTGAGAAATGCTCACAGGCGATGGTGGAGCCTAAGAACGCCACCATTGTACGCGACAAAGGGGCATTTATCGTGACTCCCTCTTCCATTGGAAAGAACGTGGATGTGGCTGCCACCAAGCAAGCCCTTGACGCAGCTCTTGCCAACGGGCTCAAGGAGCCGGTAACGGCCACTGCAGTGGTATCAGAGGTGAAGCCCGGGATCACCACGGAAGATTTATCTACGATAAATGATGTGCTTGGAACCTTTTCCACCAGCTTTTCTTCCAGCGGCGCTTCCAGATCTAAAAATCTGCAAGTAGGTGCAAGCAAGATCAACGGCCGTGTGCTCATGCCTGGAGAAATCCTGTCCGGTTATGAATGCATGCATCCCTTTACTCTGGCCAATGGATATGCTACAGCGTCCGCTTATGAGAACGGCCAGGTGGTGGACAGTGTAGGCGGAGGCGTATGCCAGATCGCTACCACCCTTTATAATGCCGTACTTCGGGCAGAGCTTGCAGTCGACCAGAGACAGAACCATTCCATGGTGGTAGGCTACGTAAAGCCTTCGGAGGATGCGGCCATTGCAGGTACGTACAAGGACATAAAATTTTCCAACAATTACAGCACTCCCATTTATATTGAGGGCTATACTTCCGGGAAAACCCTTACTTTTACCATTTACGGAAAGGAAACCAGGCCTGCAAACAGGACCTTTGAGTTTGTTTCCGAGACCTTAAGCGTAACGGATCCCGGTGCTCCCAAGGAAGTGGTGGATCCTGCCATGCCTCCGGGAAGCAGAAAGCAGGTACAGTCCGCACACAGGGGAATGAAGTCCAGACTGTGGAAGGTGATATATGTGGATGGCGTGGAGCAGAGCAGAGAGATCCTCCATACGGATACTTATAACCCTTCAAAGGCCATCATAAAAGTCGGCCCTGCAGCTCCTGCGGTAGCCGTCCCGGCCGAGACTCCCGGAGTTCCCATAGAAACATCACCGGCGGCACCTCCGCCTGAAACAACTCCGGCAGTGACGGCGGATCCAGGGCCGGGAGCGGTTGAAATGCCTGGAGAGATCCCGCCTGAGGCAGGGCCGGGAGTATAG
- a CDS encoding B12-binding domain-containing radical SAM protein, protein MKFLLVALNAKYIHSNPAVYSLKAYAEAHVKEPELKDGRFRIETQEYTINNQPDEILKDIYLRKPDAVGFSCYIWNISYVLELVRDLPKILPHVEIWLGGPEVSYDASRILCREPQVYGIMMGEGEETFSKVVRCYLKRGRENQESRSSSFEAVEGTAVRSEDGNVVEIAPKTTVDMSSIPFLYQDLKEFENRIIYYESSRGCPFSCSYCLSSLDKSVRLRDTALVLKELDVFLNNRVPQVKFVDRTFNCNRKHTMAIWRHIIEHDNGVTNFHFEISADLLNEEELEIMSRMRKGLIQLEIGVQSTNPDTIREIRRTMDLNRLKETVGRINRFGNIHQHLDLIAGLPWEDYQSFRNSFNEVYEMKPEQLQLGFLKVLKGSFLSEKAEEYGLKFKRKPPYEVLSTRWLDYGGILKLKGLEEMLEVYGNSGQFRTTLQELYKEFETPFDMFEALAEYYDKQELSGISHSRMARYEILERFILSQVPDKRSLYRDLLVYDLYLRENLKSRPPFAADQEPFKDQVRAFFEGEAASFGYLKEGYEGYEARQLIKMAHVEVFRDGRAVLFDYKKRDALSHNAAAYEIGIWRK, encoded by the coding sequence ATGAAATTTTTACTGGTGGCGCTTAACGCCAAATACATCCATTCCAATCCTGCCGTTTACAGCTTAAAGGCTTATGCTGAAGCCCATGTAAAAGAGCCGGAACTGAAGGATGGAAGGTTCCGGATCGAAACCCAGGAATATACCATTAACAATCAGCCCGATGAGATCTTAAAGGATATTTACTTAAGAAAGCCGGATGCCGTGGGATTTTCCTGTTACATCTGGAATATTTCTTATGTCTTGGAGCTGGTCCGGGACCTTCCGAAGATTCTCCCTCATGTGGAGATCTGGCTGGGAGGTCCCGAGGTGTCTTATGACGCATCCCGGATCCTTTGCCGGGAACCGCAGGTTTATGGGATTATGATGGGAGAAGGGGAAGAAACCTTTTCAAAGGTTGTACGCTGTTATTTAAAGCGGGGCAGAGAAAACCAAGAAAGCAGAAGCTCTTCTTTTGAAGCCGTTGAAGGTACGGCTGTAAGAAGCGAGGATGGAAATGTAGTGGAGATAGCCCCAAAGACGACAGTTGACATGAGCTCCATCCCATTCCTGTATCAGGACTTAAAAGAGTTTGAGAACCGCATTATATATTACGAAAGCAGCCGAGGATGTCCCTTTTCCTGCAGCTACTGCCTTTCTTCCCTGGATAAGTCCGTTCGGCTGCGGGATACAGCGCTGGTGTTAAAGGAGCTGGACGTTTTTCTTAACAACCGGGTCCCCCAGGTGAAATTTGTGGACAGGACCTTTAACTGCAACAGAAAACATACTATGGCGATCTGGCGGCACATCATCGAACATGACAATGGAGTCACCAATTTTCATTTTGAGATTTCCGCTGATCTTCTAAATGAGGAGGAGCTGGAGATCATGTCCCGCATGAGGAAGGGACTCATCCAGCTGGAGATCGGGGTCCAGAGTACCAACCCGGATACCATCAGGGAGATCCGCAGAACTATGGATTTAAATCGCTTAAAAGAAACCGTTGGAAGGATCAACCGCTTTGGAAATATCCATCAGCACCTGGACCTGATTGCAGGACTTCCCTGGGAGGATTACCAAAGCTTCCGGAATTCCTTTAATGAAGTTTACGAGATGAAGCCGGAGCAGCTTCAACTTGGTTTTTTAAAGGTATTAAAAGGCTCCTTCCTGTCAGAAAAGGCTGAGGAATACGGACTTAAGTTTAAGCGGAAGCCGCCCTACGAGGTGCTGTCCACCAGGTGGCTGGATTATGGCGGGATCCTGAAGCTGAAGGGGTTGGAGGAAATGCTGGAGGTATACGGAAACAGCGGACAGTTCCGGACCACCTTACAAGAACTTTATAAAGAGTTTGAAACACCTTTTGATATGTTTGAGGCATTGGCTGAATATTATGATAAACAGGAGCTGTCAGGCATCAGCCACAGCCGGATGGCACGGTATGAGATTCTGGAAAGATTCATCCTCAGTCAGGTACCGGATAAACGTTCCCTGTACCGGGATCTTCTGGTATATGATCTTTACCTGAGGGAAAATTTAAAGAGCCGGCCTCCTTTTGCCGCGGACCAGGAACCTTTTAAGGACCAGGTGCGGGCATTTTTTGAGGGAGAAGCAGCTTCCTTTGGGTATTTAAAGGAAGGGTATGAAGGTTATGAGGCCAGACAGCTTATAAAGATGGCCCATGTGGAGGTGTTCCGGGATGGAAGGGCAGTACTTTTTGATTATAAAAAGAGGGATGCCCTGTCCCATAATGCAGCGGCTTATGAGATTGGCATTTGGAGGAAGTAA